Sequence from the Priestia megaterium genome:
TTTTCAAAGAAGTGAAATTGGGCAATCATACCTTCAATGACTCGCGTATCGAAACGGTAAAAAGCCAAAAGCAGACTATGGGTCTAATTATGTTCATTGTCGCTTTTCTTGGACTAGCCTTTTTAATCACATCAGGGTGCATTCTATACTTTAAGCAAATGAATGAAAGTGAAGATGAAAAGCCAAACTATACGATTCTTAGAAAATTAGGCTTTACCGAAAAAGACTTACTAACTGGCATAATAATTAAGCAGCTTTTTAACTTCGGCATTCCGTTAATCGTAGGCTTGCTTCACAGCTATTTTGCCGTCCAATCCGGCTGGTTCTGGTTTGGAACCGAGCTTTGGACACCTATAATTATCGTCATGATTGTCTATACCGCCCTCTACTCTATTTTTGGTATTCTGTCTGTTCTTTACTACAAAAAAATTATTAAAGCGGCTCTCTAAAGATAAAAAGCACAGGCTAAGCTTGTGCTTTTTCTTGTTTACATGCAATTAATTACTTACATTCTCTTTGTTTACCTTACTGGCTGCGTGCAAAAATTCTTCTAATCGCTTTTTTACCGCCGGCCATTCGTCATCAATAATACTGAAGATAACCGAATCTCGGACGTATCCTTCAGGTAAAACCATGTGTTTTCTGATAATGCCTTCTTGAGTGGCCCCTAACCTCATAATGGCCGCTCTGGACCGTTTGTTTTGCACATCCGTTTTAAATTGAACTCTATGAAGCTTCAGCTCTTCAAAACAGTATTTTAATAATAAATACTTACACTCCGTATTGACCCGGGTGCGCCACACGGATGGATGGTACCACGTCCACCCTATTTCTAGGCTTTTGTTTGGAAGTGATATATCTAAAAATCTCGTGCTTCCTACAATGGAGTTTGATTCTACGTCAAACACAGCATAAGGAAATTCTCTTCCTTCTTGCTTTGCTGTTAAAGCACTTTCGATCAGCTGTTTCATATCACTTAGACTATGAACTTTTACGGGGAGATGCTCCCAAATCTCTTTCGGTTTTGCAGCTTCATAGAGTCCTTGCTCATGCATTTTTTCAA
This genomic interval carries:
- a CDS encoding GNAT family N-acetyltransferase, with protein sequence MLKSGELVGTAVKLVPLEKMHEQGLYEAAKPKEIWEHLPVKVHSLSDMKQLIESALTAKQEGREFPYAVFDVESNSIVGSTRFLDISLPNKSLEIGWTWYHPSVWRTRVNTECKYLLLKYCFEELKLHRVQFKTDVQNKRSRAAIMRLGATQEGIIRKHMVLPEGYVRDSVIFSIIDDEWPAVKKRLEEFLHAASKVNKENVSN